The Austwickia sp. genome includes a region encoding these proteins:
- the hoxU gene encoding bidirectional hydrogenase complex protein HoxU: MSDVYTLRIDERDVAGVAGETVLDVARENGISVPTLCHLGGLKPFGACRMCVVEIRSTGKLVPACTTKIEEGQDITANSEKLHEYRRQVLELIFTERNHVCSVCVANNHCELQDQAERHGVTHFDLPYLNPRLEVDATHDKFAIDHNRCILCARCVRVCDEIEGAHVWDIQGRGIEARLVTELGKPWGEASTCTSCGKCVQVCPTGALFEKGRPSSEDRQHRPFMPYLRGQADSWEKRPR, from the coding sequence ATGAGCGACGTCTACACCCTCCGGATCGACGAACGGGACGTCGCCGGCGTGGCCGGCGAGACCGTCCTGGACGTGGCCCGCGAGAACGGCATCAGCGTCCCCACGCTGTGCCACCTCGGCGGCCTCAAGCCGTTCGGGGCCTGCCGGATGTGCGTCGTGGAGATCCGCAGCACCGGCAAGCTGGTGCCGGCCTGCACCACGAAGATCGAAGAGGGCCAGGACATCACCGCCAACTCCGAGAAGCTGCACGAATACCGGCGCCAGGTCCTCGAACTCATCTTCACCGAGCGCAACCACGTCTGCTCGGTCTGCGTCGCCAACAACCACTGCGAGCTGCAGGACCAGGCCGAGCGGCACGGCGTGACCCACTTCGACCTGCCCTACCTCAACCCCAGGCTCGAGGTCGACGCCACCCACGACAAGTTCGCGATCGACCACAACCGGTGCATCCTGTGCGCCCGGTGCGTGCGCGTCTGCGACGAGATCGAGGGCGCCCACGTGTGGGACATCCAGGGCCGCGGCATCGAGGCGCGCCTGGTCACCGAGCTCGGCAAGCCGTGGGGCGAGGCCAGCACCTGCACGAGCTGCGGCAAGTGCGTGCAGGTCTGCCCGACGGGCGCCTTGTTCGAGAAGGGCCGGCCCTCCTCGGAGGATCGCCAGCACCGTCCGTTCATGCCGTACCTGCGTGGGCAGGCCGACAGCTGGGAGAAGCGTCCCCGATGA
- a CDS encoding NADP oxidoreductase produces the protein MSKIKLATVWLDGCSGCHMSFLDMDERLIDLGERADLVYSPLVDRKDFPDMVDVTLVEGGVASTDDLAKLRKVRAHSKIVVAFGDCAITANVPGMRNPFGKEAVLDRAYVENADENPMHPDEVVPQLLDPIRPAQYYVKIDAYLPGCPPSADDIWHCVTALLADDVADAAGTARFGR, from the coding sequence ATGAGCAAGATCAAGCTGGCCACGGTGTGGCTCGACGGCTGTTCCGGCTGCCACATGTCGTTCCTGGACATGGACGAGCGGCTCATCGACCTTGGGGAACGCGCCGACCTGGTGTATTCGCCGCTGGTCGACCGCAAGGACTTCCCCGACATGGTGGACGTGACGCTCGTCGAGGGTGGCGTGGCCTCGACGGACGACCTCGCCAAGCTCCGCAAGGTGCGGGCCCACTCCAAGATCGTCGTGGCGTTCGGCGACTGCGCGATCACGGCGAACGTGCCGGGCATGCGGAACCCGTTCGGCAAGGAGGCGGTGCTGGATCGGGCGTACGTCGAGAACGCCGACGAGAACCCCATGCACCCCGACGAGGTGGTGCCGCAGCTGCTGGACCCGATCCGGCCGGCCCAGTACTACGTCAAGATCGACGCCTACCTGCCCGGGTGCCCGCCGTCGGCGGACGACATCTGGCACTGCGTGACGGCGTTGCTGGCCGACGATGTCGCGGACGCCGCGGGCACCGCCCGGTTCGGCCGATGA